The genomic region AACTTACAGAATCCAATCAATGGCCACTATGAGGGTGATGTCATCAGGAGGAAGGCCTACTGATGTCAGCACTATCACCATGGTGACGAGACCAGCCTGTGGGATTCCGGCGGCCCCGATGCTGGCAGCTGTTGCAGTGATGCTGGAGGCGACAGGTAAGATGTGTGAGATGGAATGTGTGATACTGAGTTAACTATAGCACCACATCCACTGTGCAGAAACTGAAAAGGATCCTTTTGTCAAGCATTTTCAGCATACAGGATTACAGGGAAAAAATGTGCAATTTGTTATTTCAGAAAAGTATGTGAATGTGCCAGTGAGTGAGTTAAGTCCAAACGACAGGCTTCAGTACTTATTATAGCACCCTATGAGAGAAAGTATTTGTCCCCTCCTCTATGCACTGTTTTACCTGATGGTGACCAACTGTCCGAAGTCGAGCTCGTAATCATTGACCTGGGCGATAAAGATGGCAGCCACGGCCTCGTAGAGAGCAGTGCCGTCCATGTTGATGGTGGCGCCCACAGGAAGCACAAAGCGAGCGATCTGACGGTCCACATTACAGTTTTCCAGCAAACACTTCATGGTGATGGGGAGAGTTGCTGAGCTGTTGTAGAAGGGGTTGGAGAAGAAAAACTCACTAATTCGTACCAAAAACCTCATGCTAATAGACACCATTTTAGACAAACAGACTCAGAGTGACACACAGCATGTCCTCACTCAGTGACAAAAACACGTAACCTAGCCAAAAACACGTAACCTAGCCAAAAAACAAGTAACCTAGCCAAAAAACCCGTAACCTAGCCAGACACCAGATGTTTTGGATGCTGATCATATAAGCCTCATGAACTGAAGACAGGCATTCACAAAggtcctgtctctctgtggctgTGGAAATGTGTGATGTCTGACCTTGAGGAGGTTGCCAGGGCGATGACCATAGCCTGTAGCAGCCCTCTAATGAAGGTGAAGGGGTTTTTCCGTGTCAGGATGTAGAAGAAGAGGGGCAACAGAATGAGGCCGTGGACAAAAAGCCCCGCCAGGACCGTGAGGCCGTACCAGCCCAGCTTCTTGCCCAGCGACGACGGGTCGTTCATGTCCAAGATCTTCCCCGCCACTAGGAATATGATGCCGAAGGGAAAGTACCTgtgaggacagaggaagatttAGGGTGTATCTGGTTCATCTCTATGCCTCAGAGTGAAGATTTGGGGTGTATCTGGTTCATCTGTATGCCTCAGAGTGAAGATTTGGGGTGTATCTGGTTCATCTGTATGCCTCAGAGTGAAGATTTGGGGTGTATCTGGTTCATCTCTATGCCTCAGAGTGAAGATTTGGGGTGTATCTGGTTCATCTCTACGCCTCATACTATGACAGCAGCCTTTCCCAGTCCCCTCCTATGGATCTACGCTGCCGTGTTGTTTACGTCCGTGAGAGTGAAGATTTAGGGTCTTTTTTGTTCATCAATAAACCTAAAACTACAACAGCAgcgttttcttcttcttatccTCTCTTGGATCTATGGTGCCATGTTCTTTCAGTCCCTGTGTAAGGGTAAAGTGCTGTGCTAGCACGGATACGTAAACGGATACCAGGCTGTATTAAAGCGATGGACATATAGAATCAAGTCATCTGCTGTGTGTCCGTTACACCAACACCTGTGACAGTGTCCAAGACGTCATTCTGCTTTAGGGAGCTCAGTGTGTTCCGGCCTGTTGGCCCTGCCAGGCCTGATGGGTCTGTATTCTGTGAATCGCTGTGCTCCTGCCAGCCTGGGCTCAACTCTGATCGCCATTGGCAGCAGGTGCGGGTGACAGCACACCTGAGCACAGGTGGCAGGTTAGGGCTAATAACCAGCCTGTCACACCTGTATCCTGGAAACAGCGCATCTCTTATCCTACGCAGGTTTGGTTGGAGGGCAGGTTTGAGGGCAGGTTGTAGCCACGCTACAGGAGGGGAAGTCTTcactgagccccccccccccccccccccccccccccccccaccccccataggGGTTCGATGAGGCAAATCACTGTTTACATTCTCAATGTCTCAGttaccagccagccagccgatTACTTCAGCAGGGAAACCAAAATGTGCAGGTCTTTTTAAGTGAGGTAAATACTGGGGTGAATCTAAGCAGGGTGCCAACAGTAGGGACATTGCAGGTCTTGTTAAGTCAGGTAAATACTGGGGTGAATCTAAGCAGGGTGCCAACAGTAGGGACATGGTCACCCATGTGGCAGAGACTGTGGGAGGAATATTAGAGTGCAGCATTAGAGTGAGGGGCTCAGTGTTATTATCAGTATGCTAATAAATGCACTGCTTGTGTAGGATTGCAGGTCTGAAACAGTCGTCTCTTATTCACTTGTGCACTTCATTATTCATGTATTTTACTGATTCATGAATAAACATGTGTTTTTAATGGcaacaaatgcaaaacaaaacacctgTCTGCAGTTAGAATGTTACGACTAGAATGTTCAGATACACTGTCAAATTATTGCTGGAGGCCTGGATGCATTTTTTCTTGACTGCGACTCCCTGACATACAAAACCTCTAAAAAACCTTCACTGTGAAGTGGAATGATAAAAATGTCTTTCCAGTAGCCACTTACCAAACAGCTGCGTTGATTATCTTCATGACGCATTCGTTAATACACTGGCAAACATTTACCAGCGGTAGTCCTCTCTCGCCCATCTTACCCAAGAGCAAACCTGAGAGACAACCAGAAAACCTGTCAGGGCCAACAGACAtcttgtcatttagcagacacatgGATCCAAAACTGAGTGTTCCACATTATAAGGTACATGCAAAAGTACAGCTATTTCACAAGCTTAAGTTAGGTCTAcagagttgtttttttccacatGTAATAGGACATAAGCTGACATGTTTACCAACATGTACCAGGCCGAGAGCGGCACACATCCCTAACCTCAGCATGACTAGAGTCTGTTTCAGACATGTGACCATCCTCTGGTGTATATGGTCTCTGCCTACAGCTGAAGCCACACAGGGGCAGGAAGTGGCTGTCTTTAATGTGTGCCCAGGCTCACCCATGGTGGCGGAGAAGATGACGATGCCCAGGACGTTCATCTGCTGGCTGCTGCCGGGTTTGGGCTTGTAGACGACCTCTGGCGGCGGCGTGAGCTCCAGCAGCACGCTCTGGCCCTTCGGGTTGCTCTCGTCCGGCATGATGTACACAAAGTTCGGCTTTACCGTCTTGGCAGGCGTCTGTGGCACCGGGATCAGATCGGTCTTATACTGGAAGAGATTAGATGTAAGGTGTCAGTGGTTAGCTAGAATAACACCTGTGCGCAGAGTGATGGTTTAGAAGGacaggaaagtgtgtgttcctAGCGGCAGAGATAGGAATTAGGAAATGTGAGGAGGATGTTTGTTGAGTTGATTTTTGCAAATGGACATGAGAGGTCAGAAGCATTAGTTCTAGTGATTGGCTTCAATCAGAAGCTACTTGTTGAATGTACTGATGTAGTGGAGAGAAGGACTACCTTGGATTTTGTTGGGTCATTTTGCATTTCTTACCTGTTGAAAAGTTGCCTCTATAAGGTTGGAAGGAATCATGTTCCTGGAATGGGAGAAACTGGTTTCAGTTAAATCTTAAATGAGGTGGCTTATCCGCATTATTGACCACATACCAGCTACAGAACCACCTCAGCAATCAGAACCTATTATAGGCAAACATGGTTATTCACATATCACGGCATCACTGCATCATTCTTGTTATGCATATAGGCTCAACTGGCTAAAGTCATTTTCTGGTTATGTTGGTAGTATGTGAATCATATGTAAGTACAAATGTGGAATAGTCCTGTTTTTTCTGCCTTCATGACAGCTCACTTAAACATAAATAGTTATATGTAAGCTCATGATGTGAACAAGGCAAGGCCCTGTTATTATAACGTTCGTTTACACATTAGGAGAATCACTCTTATTTGTAATTGTGCTGGAGATTGACCCTTAGCTTGTTTCAATACAAACATGAGCTCACGATTCTTGATACACTGGGTGCAGAAGAATTCATTTTTAATGGCTGGAAATTTTTAAAAATCAAGTACTAAATAATTGGTGCCCTCAGCACACTGCCTCCGGGTGCGTAGGGAAGATGCTGTTTTACGTGGCGTTTCAGTTCCGCCCCTGGATACTGGAGCATCCCCCCTGGTTACGGGCACATTGCCCCTGGTGATGGGAGCGCAGGCCCCGGGCGTGTCAGTGGCGTGCTGACCTGGAGAGTAGATATCCTCTGACCCCCAGCTCAGCTTCTGCACGAGCAAACGTCACGAGACCAACGTCATGCCCTATGCAGAAGAATTCTCAGCAAAGATCAGTGCCTCTGCTGCGCCACTTATGTCGTTAGCTCAAAAGTCAGCCATTGGTGCGGATTACTAAAAATACTCTAATCACCCTTGCGCTTTAATAGGATTGTGCGGGGGAACGCCTGCACTCATCAGACTGATACGTGGTAGGCGGTGAGGCATCCTGGGCTCAGATGTCGGGCTTTGGGCAGaaaaacgacaacaacaacaacaacagccacaGTCTATTGTTTTGGAATGAGGAGATGCAAAGCCAGATGGCTTTGTTTTTAACTTTCTGGATTTAGTTGGGGACAAGTTACCTGGAGACGGCGATTAGCTGTAGCTTGCATAGCTTGGCCTAAGAGTGCCCCCTGAGGTACAGCCTCGAGTTTGTTTGGGATTTAGAGAGCCCAGATGTTCAGGATCACAACACTAACTGCTCATGCAGATTACAACAACCTGAGGTAAGGCCTAGGAGGACACTTCAGACGTAGGCGCCTCATTTCCTAAAACATCAGCAGAGAATGCCCTAGTTTTGCTAAGACTGCCTTCCAGATAATCTGCCAGGCTCAAACTCTCCTACCTATAAGCTAACATTAGATTTAGTCTTCAAACCACCATCAAAATAGACATCACTATCTCCGAATGATCAGTCACAAGAACTGATATTTGGCCAGAATCATCAACCAAatggccacagagagagaggtcataTTTCCAGTGTATACCTGAGCCTTCAAAGAAACACAGGGGAATTCATTAACTAATTACCCCATTGGGGCCAACAAAGGGACAACAATACGCCCCGTATACGCCGAGCAACACAGGAGGGCTACTCAATGTCACCATGAACTAAAAGCAGTCATTATGTCCTTCAACAACCTAGAACACTATGCTGCAGGGCGCTCTACATCGCTTCCAAGCTTCCCTTCCCTGCTCTTAATACGTGACACTCTTGATCAGAGGAACACCCCTAAtttaacacacatcaacacatcaatTGTTAAAAACTTTAATCACTGATATCAGCGAGGAGCAGTGacggagatagacagagatagtTGGTTTCCTGTACAGCGTAGCTGGATGGATGACATCTGACCaactgcacaacagtgaaaGGCTGTATCGCAGTGAAACTCTGGGAGGTTAATATGAGTACCTGACGAGGTCCAGCAGGGCGTCTGCAGAGGTCATGACGGGTCCTCCTCCCAACCGGTTGCTCTCCATCTCCGTACCAGAGCCAGGCTTGATGATGACAACCAGGACGATGCCCACCACCACCGCGATGAAGGTGGTCCACAGGTAGTACGTGACTGTGAGGACTCCCATACGACAGCAGGACTTGGTCTCCATGGATGACAGCCCAGACATTAAACTACACATGGATGGAGGTGGGGTCAGTATCAGGGCATTAAATAACTCAAGGCACTGTCATGCAAAAGTAAGTTGATGTGAAGATCTGATCAGAATGAAGAGTCCATATCAGATGAAagacattatttaaatggtaaaATGGTAAATGTTTTTTCCCAGCATCCGATCAGGAATCTGGAGTAGAGATAGCCAGGACATCTGATGgatgaccccccacccccaggacaTCTGATAgatgaccccccacccccccaaaacaaaTGAACTATGCAGATGTGAAGCCTTTCTGTATCAGATAATGTCAATAATAGTAGTGTCATAAACTTTGACTAAAACTCTGATTAAAACATCAGCTATTATCCGATCCGATTGCGAGTGTGGTGTCTGAGAGGGACAAAAAACATTGACtggtatatatataatatatatcatcatcatcatcatcatcattatttattcagggagaattgaccgAGCatagggctcttttgcagccatgccctgattgagggtacataTATTGTATATGATCGCTGCCAGCATGGAGAACCTCAGCAACATGGCGCCATTTTTACCTTGATGTGATCAAAGGAAGAATGAGCATCTTTAGCAACCGCATCAGAAGCTCTCCAGGAAAAGAGAAGTAGATTTTTGCCTGAATGGAAAACCAGCAGACTCAGTTACTTACGACCCACTGTCGAAACTTTGGTAAAGATGTGAGCCCATGTGAATGGCACAATTGACATCAGTTTATTACTGATACATCATTTACTCATGCAAGAACACTAGTCACTCATGCAGTCACAAGCTGTAAAACAATCGAATAGAGAACAGAATTGGCATAGTTATCCCTTTCCCAGAAAGACACCTTTGTCATGTGTTGACAAGTGCTACTTAATAGTCTACTTTAaagtgttgtgaatgttttatccaaagcaatagACTACATTTTATCAGCTTCCTTTCACCCAGGGAATTAAGCACATGTCCTTTGTATTGGTAAAAACTTGCTTGCACATCTTATTTACAAATTTTCTATTTACTCTCAGACCATGGATCTTGCGTTCTCGAGTCCTGAAACCTCTCGGCTCTCTAAAGTGAGGTCCTTTGGGATTGAGAtgttgtgggggtggggatgtgAGCGGTGAACTGGTGAGATGAATTTAGCCAGTGGATTGAGGGTACTGGGGCAAGACcattaaggagagagaggagttgctctcgcccgcccgcccgcctgcctgcctgcctgcccacccGCCCATCTCCCTCGTCAGGTCTGGGTCACGCGTCGCTCGTGACTGCATTCAGGCTCACACTAACAGGCGTGTGCTCTGTCCCATCGGCCTCTGTCTGGGATTAAACTACCTGAGCACAGATTGACCCTCGAGTGCTTCCTGGATGACCATTACCCTACTCAGAATCCTGGGCATTACACTAAACGCAATACTGAAATTCAAACTGCAGGTTGCCCTGCATCCACCCCATGTGATACGACATCAAAGTCCGTAAATCTAGATCTCATTTCTGGGTTTATACATGGGAATATTTACATAGATATACAAGAAAAATATGATAATTGTTATTTAATATGTTCTTCAATTTCCCACCCCATTATTTTTTACTAAGGACGAGGACCTCATCTTAAAAAAGCAGACTGAACTGATGTGTCCATCAGGGTCGCTACAGAGGATATGTTTTCTGAACATCTACTACACTGAGCTCACAGTTACCTTTCTAAACACTGTCAAGTTTATAGGACCTTGTTTTGTTCCTGAGATTTGAATCAATTATCACCTATTTGGTTGAGTGCTCTTTCTCTGCCTTGCACTTCCAAAACTCTCTTTTAAAGGATTTCTATCTTCAGTGCAAAGCGATGTGGTAAAATGCAtgccttaaagtaacactatgcaacaatttgacacttttttggGTATGTTTtaataggcaactagttttggtatcttcctcaaattcattttgatagcatatggtcatgtaaacgacgtgtctttcccactagccatccaggatatgcactatgtagttctgtgtttccttgctggaacaccttgcaaaaatggaataaaagctatcacagcatgacattgccagctacaACACtaagttagtgtgttggcaagcttctttcagtgtcaactgggctgttggtggttgtttgcaaggtttttcatgccttttaggtagttagcttgctagttttggaaaataaatcctTATCGCTGCTTAAAAAGAGCCCAAACACCTGCTACAGGGGGCTGCGGAGCGGACATACCTGTGTGGAGACTGTTTGTCCTCTCAGCATGAAGCCCAGCACGCAGCCCGTAATCACCGCCATCACCGACAGCGTCAGCAAGCCATTGCGCTTCAGGTAGTTCCTCAGGTACCGCTTGACTCCGGGGGAGAGCATACTCGTGAAGCAGCCGCTGAAGCGGTCCTTGGGAGACCTGGCAGGCCCAGCCGGCGTGAAGGCGGTGGGCTCCGAGTTGGTCTCCTCGCCCTCGGACGGTATGAGCAGCTCCTCCATGCCCAGTCAGTAAGCAGGCAGGAAGTGAGTGTGAGGCCAAGTGGTGATAACCTTTTCCTTAACGAGGGATTAAGGCATCGCGGCTTCGTTAGCTCAGAGGCTACTCGAGACCGTGGTCAGAGGAACTTAGGGAGGTTAAGAAGCTTAAAACCATGTAATAAAATCTAACATTTCTTTGTTGTGGATGGCATCATGCCATCTTGTTGGATTGGGTTATGttctgtatgttttgttttggggagggggtgtgtgttgggagcaCCCACCTAAcagttgccccccccccaagttTACAGATGTCTATATATAAGATGCAATCTTGACTTGGACCATGACCTACTAAACCCAGGCAGGAGCTGAATTGTTTTAAAGCAAAACACAGCAGTGAGTGTATGGATCTCTTTTTAGAACCTGACGGGTCTGTGTCTCacggggggggggtgaaaggggAACCTGACGGGTCTGTGTCTCacaggaggtgggggggtggtaagGGAGGGGAACCTGACGggtctgtgtcctgtgtctcaCGGGGGGGTGGTAAGGGAGGGGAACCTGACGGGTCTGTGTctcacaggggggggggggtaaggggaACCTGACGGGTCTGTGTCTCATGGGCTCCCTGACGTCACACCTCTAATGAGATTAGGGTGCCTCAGCTCCGGCTCGCGCTCCGGCAGCCAAAAGGAATCTTGGGTAATgtgacgcaaacacacacacacacacacacacacacacacacacacacacacacaggaaactgtgTTATCCTGGGTCATGTTTTGTCTGACTGCTTGGAACTGCAATGGATGAAATCTTCTGGTTTTTATTGAACTAATCCCACAGGATCAACACATTTCTTATAATAAAAGTACTATTTTAGGGCATGTGGATTATAATGGTAAGATTTTGGCTGTACTTGACCcttgaaaaagaaaatcattCTTAATCATTTAGGTTGGCTGAATATTTGTACATTGTTCAGCATAAACTGTGCCAATTCAGGTCCTGTCTTGTCAGTCAGAGCTGGACTGTGTGGTTCAGCAAATCCTAACCATAGTATTAAGGACCGCCATGTTGAGCATTGGGAAAAGAAATGATGCATAAAATCATCATTAAATAAGATAAGgacatgttcactcacaggCTCCTGTGGTAGCTGTCGATGGGGAACCTAAATGGTGGTGACGATTGTTGTCCTGTGGTTCCAGCATCAGTTCCCAGTGTTTCACTATCAAACTGGCTGTGTGGCTGTAATCCTGCCCAATCCTAATCTCATGCGTGTGACGAGCAGCTTGATTTCAGGGTGGGGTGTCATGTGACCCTGGGAGTGTCATGAATACTGGACACGAGGACAaggaggcaggggtggggggggtagatTAGTCCTACAGGAGAAGATCTTCACTCCTCACTCAGGAGCTGgtctaggagagagagagacagacagacagagagagagacagaaagagaaagagagagacagacagacagagagacagacagacagacagacagagagagagaaagagacaaccTGCCACACATCTGGGCCCGGAACCGTGCTGGATTCTAGAGTTATTGATTTAGATCATTGGTTTAGAATGTGGACCGTGCTGGATTCTAGAGTTATTGGTTTAGATCATTGGATTAAATTGTGAACCGTGCTGAATTCTAGAGTTATTGATTTAGAATCTAAATCAATAACTCTAGAATTCAGCACGGTTCACAATTTAATCCAATGATCTAAACCAATAACTCTAGAATCCAGCACGGTCCACATTCTAAACCAATTATCTAAATCAATAACTCTAGAATTCAGCAGGGTTCACATTCTAAACCAATTATCTAAATTTTAGATAATTGGTTTAGAATGTGAACCCTGCTGAATTCTAGAGTTATTGATTTAGATAATTGGTTTAGAATGTGGACCGTGCTGGATTCTAGAGTTATTGATTTagatcaggggttctcaaacttttgcaagctgggcccccccaaagctggttaggggtagttggggcccccccatccacccgcggcccgccgccaccgccctcaactacaccaccatatatagatagatagatagatagtgtattgttattgataggcctgacatgtcaaggttaggctattgttattgttaggcccatacagacaattaatataactatttatttttattattgatattattattatcagtaatagtaggtattattataattaatgattatcgaccaattatt from Clupea harengus chromosome 10, Ch_v2.0.2, whole genome shotgun sequence harbors:
- the slc1a8a gene encoding excitatory amino acid transporter 5; protein product: MEELLIPSEGEETNSEPTAFTPAGPARSPKDRFSGCFTSMLSPGVKRYLRNYLKRNGLLTLSVMAVITGCVLGFMLRGQTVSTQAKIYFSFPGELLMRLLKMLILPLITSSLMSGLSSMETKSCCRMGVLTVTYYLWTTFIAVVVGIVLVVIIKPGSGTEMESNRLGGGPVMTSADALLDLVRNMIPSNLIEATFQQYKTDLIPVPQTPAKTVKPNFVYIMPDESNPKGQSVLLELTPPPEVVYKPKPGSSQQMNVLGIVIFSATMGLLLGKMGERGLPLVNVCQCINECVMKIINAAVWYFPFGIIFLVAGKILDMNDPSSLGKKLGWYGLTVLAGLFVHGLILLPLFFYILTRKNPFTFIRGLLQAMVIALATSSSSATLPITMKCLLENCNVDRQIARFVLPVGATINMDGTALYEAVAAIFIAQVNDYELDFGQLVTISITATAASIGAAGIPQAGLVTMVIVLTSVGLPPDDITLIVAIDWILDRFRTMINVLGDALAAGIIGHLCRKDFPRDAENANGNPPNSQNLKDMNMSATEVPLLASKDSVYEVFGDTVTERPTVYYNICQV